The following is a genomic window from candidate division KSB1 bacterium.
GTGGTGCAACGTATTTATTAGTTACTGTATGACTACTGAAAGTTAGCTAAAATGCGGAAACATTTTTTGTGCCTATTTTAGGCGTGGAATAAAGCAAGCGCCGTGCCAGGTTTTTCGGATTTTCAAAAACCGGCTTGAGAGATTAAAAATAATGAACTTAGGAGAGTCTCATCTTGAAAGGGCCTGACGCGGAAATCAGTCTAACATGTCGATATTAAAAAAAATGGCTCAACATTTTACACGACATTGGTGTCGAATGGGGGAGTAAACCGGATGCCAATCCTGACCGGGTTTTGAACCCTGTCAGGATTTAAGCCCTGCTGCATCAAGCCTGAGCGGCAAACGGTCTGCAAAATTATCGAAGCAGATGTTGCAATTGGGTTGAGGATTTAAGAGTGGAGAGGTGAATGTACCTAACTTTTTCAGGATGGTAGCACGGAATGAACCAATTTTTTATATAATTTTACCCCGGCAATTTGTTCATTTTTGGAAATCCATTCGGCGTTTTCCCAGTCGTTGTCTTTTAAATCTTTATGCGCTTGCAGAATGGAACCGGGACCCACGAGAAAGGTTTTGCATTCTTTCCAGTCAAAATAGCTGATGTCGGTGTTAAAAGCAGCGCTGCCGGTCTCAAACCCCGGCAAAGTGGCAAGGTTGGCAAGGGGATCATTTTGCGCGGCATCCCAAGAAAGCTCAAAGTGCGATTTACTTCCTCGAAATTCGGGCAAGGTCTTTTCTATATTATTTAAGCAATGAATGGTTTTTTCTTTCACAACTGAACAGGGCTCAGCGCAGCGGAACAGCAAGCGGGTTTTGGCAAATGCCGGGATTTGATTGTCAATATCCCCTCCCTTGAGCATGGTTGCGTTCATGGTTGTCCCTTGCTCCGATTCGTTTTTTAACCAGGAGGATTTCCATAAAGCATCGAGAACAAGAAAAAGTTTTTCCACTGCAGAATCGAATTTTTCCGGATAGCCGGAGTGCCCTTCGACCCCATAAACGCACAGGTCCCCTTTGAGTCTACCCTTCTGGGATTTCATAAGTTTGTTTTGCGTAGGTTCCCCAACGATCAGCACCTGCGGTTCTAAAATGTCATCACACTTCGCGGCGTGCAAAGCTCCGTCGTGGTTTTTCTCTTCCCCGACAACCAGCAAAATGCCAAGCCCGGCAATTCCCTTTCCATGCAAATCTTCCAAAGCCTCCAATTGTGCAGCTAAGATGCCATGAGTATCGCAAGCGCCGCGGCCGTAAATTCGCTTCTCGTCTTCGTAGGGCCCATATTGCTCCGGTACAGTATCCAAATGAGTATTGAAAAGAATTCTTGAAGGTTCATCATGCCAACTTACAAGGATATTCATACGTTTATCAGCAACCTGAAAAGTTTGCACGGCCATGCCGCGATCCCTTAGTTCTTCTTTTACAAAACAGGCCATTTCACCTTCTCTGCCGCTGACCGAATCAATTGCAATCAGGTCTTTAGTGAATTTCTGCATCCGTGAAATATTCATTTTGATTAGTTAATGTAACTGAAGGGAGGGCGTCATTCGGAAAAAAGCGAAGTTTTTAAATCATTTCCCATAAAACTTAGGATGCAAAACGATACCGGATTTAGCCATCGCTGACCGGGATGACTTAATAAATGATTTAATAGTTTTAATGTCTACAAAATAGGCGGTTCCGTAATCTACCATGATCTGTCTTTTAACAGCAAGTTTGGGTAAATCTTGTGAACCTATAGATGAGCCCACCGGTAGTGTTTGATCCGGTGCGATATAATCTAAATTAGTTCGTGGGACACTTTTGATAACGCCCACAAAAGCCAGTTCAGTTTTATCCTTCGAAAAGGTAAAGACCGGGCCTCCAGAGTATCCGAATCTAACGACAGCATCAATAGCTATCGTGCGCGGGTAGGGTGATTTACTAACCCAGCCGCCGCTCATTTGCTTGATACCTTTTGGATAGCCAAAAAGAAAAACCCAGTCGCCCCAATCTAAGTCGAGATCATACCCGATTTGATTTCGGAATTCTCTGCCAAGCCTCTCTTTTGCTTCCACTTTAATAATGGCCAAATCGTTAGCATAACTATTGGCGATCAGTTCTGCCTCCGGGGAGACAACATTCCCGTCGCGTACTGTAATTCGTAAGGATTTCAAAACATAACGGGCGAATAAAACATCCGTTTTGGCGCCATCTTCATCCATATAATAGACGTCAACGGTATCCTCAGGAGAGACCAGATGACTGCTGGTCAGGATTGTGTAGTTGGAATTTAAACGATCGACATCCAGGAGCAAACCCCCGCCCACGAGTGTTTTTTTATCCGTTTTATATGTAATGCCGGCAGCGCCAGATGCGAGTTTGTAT
Proteins encoded in this region:
- a CDS encoding M20/M25/M40 family metallo-hydrolase — protein: MNISRMQKFTKDLIAIDSVSGREGEMACFVKEELRDRGMAVQTFQVADKRMNILVSWHDEPSRILFNTHLDTVPEQYGPYEDEKRIYGRGACDTHGILAAQLEALEDLHGKGIAGLGILLVVGEEKNHDGALHAAKCDDILEPQVLIVGEPTQNKLMKSQKGRLKGDLCVYGVEGHSGYPEKFDSAVEKLFLVLDALWKSSWLKNESEQGTTMNATMLKGGDIDNQIPAFAKTRLLFRCAEPCSVVKEKTIHCLNNIEKTLPEFRGSKSHFELSWDAAQNDPLANLATLPGFETGSAAFNTDISYFDWKECKTFLVGPGSILQAHKDLKDNDWENAEWISKNEQIAGVKLYKKLVHSVLPS
- a CDS encoding trypsin-like peptidase domain-containing protein, which encodes MKSKVVLLPLFLCSILACTRQVAQPQIGFSLFSDEIKSGINRVEKSIVGVNTDIVYEVQTFNYLTRNGEWVPQPNSRRKYKLASGAAGITYKTDKKTLVGGGLLLDVDRLNSNYTILTSSHLVSPEDTVDVYYMDEDGAKTDVLFARYVLKSLRITVRDGNVVSPEAELIANSYANDLAIIKVEAKERLGREFRNQIGYDLDLDWGDWVFLFGYPKGIKQMSGGWVSKSPYPRTIAIDAVVRFGYSGGPVFTFSKDKTELAFVGVIKSVPRTNLDYIAPDQTLPVGSSIGSQDLPKLAVKRQIMVDYGTAYFVDIKTIKSFIKSSRSAMAKSGIVLHPKFYGK